Proteins from a single region of Urocitellus parryii isolate mUroPar1 chromosome 4, mUroPar1.hap1, whole genome shotgun sequence:
- the LOC144254403 gene encoding olfactory receptor 5P76-like has product MDSLVTWNHTAVTEFILLGLTEDPVLQVFLFVIILCIYLVTICGNLSTIILIRVSSQLHHPMYFFLSHLAFADIGFSSSVTPNMLVNFLVERNIISYLGCGIQLGSATFFGTVECFLLAAMAYDRFVAVCNPLLYSTKMSTQVCLQLFVVTYTGGFLNGASFTLSVFSLLFCGPNRVNHFFCDFAPLVEFSCSDVGVSAIVSTFSAGSIIVFTVFVIAISYIFILITILRMSSTEGRHKAFSTCTSHLTAVTLFYGTITFIYVMPRSNYSTDQNKVVSVFYTVVIPMLNPLIYSLRNQEIKGALKRQLGRKIFS; this is encoded by the coding sequence ATGGATTCCCTGGTCACTTGGAACCACACTGCAGTGACAGAGTTCATTCTATTGGGCTTAACTGAGGATCCAGTCCTCCAAGTCTTCCTCTTTGTGATCATCCTGTGCATCTACCTGGTGACCATCTGTGGCAATCTCAGCACGATCATTCTCATCAGAGTCTCTTCTCAGCTCCATCACCCCATGTACTTTTTTCTGAGCCACTTAGCTTTTGCTGACATAGGCTTTTCATCTTCTGTCACACCCAATATGCTTGTAAACTTCCTGGTGGAGAGAAACATCATATCCTACCTTGGGTGTGGCATCCAGCTTGGTTCAGCCACTTTCTTTGGGACAGTGGAGTGCTTCCTTCTGGCTGCCATGGCCTATGATCGCTTTGTGGCAGTCTGCAACCCACTGCTTTACTCCACCAAAATGTCCACACAAGTCTGTCTCCAGTTATTTGTAGTGACTTATACAGGGGGTTTCCTCAATGGTGCTTCATTTAccctttctgtcttttctttgctcttctgtGGACCAAATCGAGTCAAccattttttctgtgattttgctCCTTTAGTTGAGTTCTCCTGTTCTGATGTTGGTGTCTCTGCAATTGTTTCCACATTTTCTGCTGGCTCCATCATTGTGTTCACTGTGTTTGTCATTGCCATCTCCTACATCTTCATCCTCATCACCATCCTGAGGATGAGCTCTACTGAGGGGCGCcacaaggccttctccacctgcacctcCCACCTCACTGCAGTCACTCTGTTCTATGGGACCATTACCTTCATTTATGTGATGCCCAGGTCCAACTATTCCACTGACCAGAACAAGGTGGTGTCTGTGTTCTACACGGTGGTGATCCCCATGCTGAATCCCCTCATCTACAGTCTCAGGAACCAGGAAATTAAGGGAGCTCTGAAGAGACAGCTtggtaggaaaatattttcttaa